The DNA region GGCCACCGGACGGTTCGAACATGACGCCCCGAACCGGCTCTGGCAGATGGATTTCAAGGGGCACTTCCCCTTTGGCGGCGGCCGTTGCCATCCGCTCACCCTGCTCGACGACCACTCCCGTTTTTCCCTGTGCCTCACACACTGTACCGATGAACGGCTTGAGACCGTGCAGCAGCAGCTGGTCAGCGTGTTTGAACGCTACGGCCTGCCGGACCGGATGACCATGGACAACGGCTCCCCGTGGGGCGACACAACCGGCACCTGGACGGCGCTGGAGCTGTGGCTGATGCGCCACGGTATCCGGGTGGGCCACTCCCGGCCTTATCATCCGCAGACGCAGGGCAAGCTGGAGCGTTTTCACCGCAGCCTGAAGGCGGAAGTGCTGCAGGGGAAATGGTTCGCGGACAGCGGCGAGCTGCAGCGTGCCTTCGACCACTGGCGGACGGTCTATAACCTTGAACGCCCGCACGAGGCGCTGGATATGGCGGTCCCGGCCTCACGCTATCAGCCGTCTGGGCGGCAGTACAGCGGCAGCGTGACGCCCCCGGAATACGATGAAGGTGTGCTGGTCAGGAAAGTGGATATCAGCGGGAAGCTGAGCTTACAGGGAGCCAGTCTGAATGCAGGAAAGGCGTTCAGGGGAGAACGGGTGGGGCTGAAGGAGACGCAGGAGGATGGCTGCTATGAAGTGTGGTGGTACAGCACGAAAGTGGGGGTGATCGACCTGAAGAAAAAGTCGATCACCATGGGTAAAGGATGT from Enterobacter chengduensis includes:
- a CDS encoding IS481 family transposase — its product is MPWDARDTMSLRTEFVLFASQDGANIRSLCRRFGISPATGYKWLQRWTVEGEPGLQDRPRTPHHSPNRSSDDVTALLRMAHNRHERSGARKIKRWLEDQGHRMPAFSTIHNLMARHGLLPGTAPGIPATGRFEHDAPNRLWQMDFKGHFPFGGGRCHPLTLLDDHSRFSLCLTHCTDERLETVQQQLVSVFERYGLPDRMTMDNGSPWGDTTGTWTALELWLMRHGIRVGHSRPYHPQTQGKLERFHRSLKAEVLQGKWFADSGELQRAFDHWRTVYNLERPHEALDMAVPASRYQPSGRQYSGSVTPPEYDEGVLVRKVDISGKLSLQGASLNAGKAFRGERVGLKETQEDGCYEVWWYSTKVGVIDLKKKSITMGKGC